In one Arthrobacter jinronghuae genomic region, the following are encoded:
- a CDS encoding MarR family winged helix-turn-helix transcriptional regulator codes for MEDKELRREIVDAIRGMSLDGQRVADAFAHSNGLNATDMRALVLIMEAEMRHEALTAGQLSARLGTSSGATTAVIDRLERIGHIHRNRSHADRRKVTLHFEPLAMQLAGAYFGPLGALTDEVMSRYTETELRTILGFMQAIRESYDRHIKDRQSDGAAPPDNDGAPDGLQPRSGRNG; via the coding sequence GTGGAGGACAAAGAGCTACGGCGGGAGATCGTCGACGCAATCCGCGGCATGAGCCTTGACGGCCAGCGTGTCGCGGACGCTTTCGCGCACTCCAACGGCCTGAATGCCACGGACATGCGCGCCCTGGTGCTCATCATGGAGGCGGAGATGCGGCATGAGGCACTAACCGCCGGGCAGCTCAGCGCCAGGCTGGGCACCTCCTCCGGCGCCACCACCGCGGTGATCGACCGGCTGGAGCGCATCGGCCACATCCACCGCAACCGCAGCCATGCGGACAGGCGGAAGGTTACCCTGCACTTCGAGCCCCTGGCCATGCAGCTTGCCGGTGCCTACTTCGGCCCCCTGGGCGCCCTCACCGACGAGGTCATGTCCCGGTACACGGAAACGGAGCTGCGCACCATCCTGGGCTTTATGCAGGCCATCCGTGAGAGCTACGACCGCCATATTAAGGACCGGCAGTCCGACGGCGCCGCGCCCCCCGACAACGACGGCGCTC